From the genome of Spinacia oleracea cultivar Varoflay chromosome 2, BTI_SOV_V1, whole genome shotgun sequence, one region includes:
- the LOC110781262 gene encoding uncharacterized protein: MIKSTNPGSYALVTWTADSGNVTPRFKACFFSFAAQVRGFLRGCRPIVGIDGAHLSGYYKGILLTAVAIDGNNEIFPLAYSIVSTESMDTWSYFFRSLKALFVQHGCQRDDWTFISDRMRGVESALYDVFPKAVRRVCAQHLYTNCRQAGYSGTAFHDLFWVAADAYNPYVFNKAMEKIGKLIPEAVGYLDKVPEQWSRHKFDVGVTCDHNTTNFVESFNACTKPFRDLPVLSLLEEIRSWCMTKIGARFDKAVDIGPDQLTPYATKELEERSADSRFCYATNAGGGEFEVLDGHVKFPIRLAARVCGCGKWQGCGIPCKHAIRVIYHQRLNPTDFVSPYFKGAAYKLTYSEHIHPMPDSTQWPTFELPRILPPLMRRAAGRPAKQRRRGAHEKKRGKRNTTVKCGKCKQIGHNSRTCKGGSTAKQRKESAAAAAGSAGASTSGARKRKAPTSNASSSKKSKAA; this comes from the exons ATGATCAAATCTACCAATCCGGGGAGTTATGCCTTGGTCACTTGGACTGCAGATTCTGGTAACGTGACACCCCGTTTCAAGGCTTGCTTTTTCTCCTTTGCTGCACAAGTTAGGGGTTTCTTAAGAGGTTGTAGGCCTATCGTAGGCATTGATGGTGCACATTTGAGTGGATACTATAAGGGAATTCTCCTCACTGCAGTTGCTATCGATGggaataatgagatttttcCATTAGCCTATAGCATTGTGAGTACGGAGAGTATGGACACATGGTCCTATTTTTTCAGAAGTTTGAAGGCTTTGTTTGTTCAACATGGGTGCCAGAGGGATGACTGGACTTTTATTAGTGACAGAATGAGG GGAGTAGAATCTGCTTTGTATGATGTTTTCCCCAAAGCAGTCAGGAGGGTCTGTGCTCAGCATCTGTATACCAACTGCAGACAAGCTGGATACAGTGGCACAGCCTTCCATGACTTGTTCTGGGTTGCTGCTGATGCATACAATCCATATGTCTTCAACAAAGCCATGGAAAAGATTGGCAAACTCATCCCAGAAGCAGTGGGATATCTTGACAAAGTGCCTGAACAGTGGTCCAGACACAAGTTTGATGTTGGGGTCACTTGTGATCACAACACCACCAACTTTGTGGAATCCTTCAACGCGTGTACCAAACCCTTTAGGGATCTTCCTGTTTTGTCACTTCTTGAAG AAATAAGGTCTTGGTGCATGACGAAGATCGGGGCCAGATTTGATAAAGCTGTTGACATTGGACCCGATCAATTGACGCCATATGCTACTAAGGAGCTTGAAGAGAGGAGTGCTGACTCGAGGTTCTGTTATGCAACTAATGCTGGGGGGGGTGAATTTGAGGTTTTAGATGGTCATGTGAAGTTCCCTATTAGGCTTGCTGCTAGAGTTTGTGGTTGTGGGAAATGGCAAGGGTGTGGTATACCTTGCAAGCATGCTATTAGGGTAATATACCATCAAAGACTCAATCCTACAGATTTTGTTTCTCCTTACTTCAAAGGGGCAGCCTATAAGCTCACATACTCAGAGCATATTCACCCCATGCCTGACTCAACACAGTGGCCTACATTTGAGCTACCTAGGATTCTTCCCCCACTAATGAGAAGGGCAGCTGGCAGACCAGCCAAGCAGAGAAGAAGAGGTGCTCATGAGAAGAAGAGGGGGAAAAGAAACACCACTGTCAAGTGTGGGAAATGCAAGCAAATTGGGCATAACTCAAGAACCTGTAAAGGAGGTTCCACTGCAAAACAGAGGAAAGAATCTGCTGCAGCTGCTGCTGGTTCTGCTGGTGCATCAACATCTGGTGCTAGGAAGAGGAAGGCTCCAACATCTAATGCATCGAGCAGCAAGAAGTCCAAAGCTGCATAA